GCGCAGTTGCCCGCGATCGCGATCCTCATCGTAAGGACGCCATCCCTGACACTGGATGTCCTGCTTGAGCTCGGCTAGCAGCGGATCCAGGCGCTCGTCCTGAACGGGGCACTGGTTGAGATTGACCAGCTTGTGGCTGCCCGGGCGGTAGTAACCGGCCCGAATGCGGCCCGAGCGAGAGGCCTCGAGCGGGTAGGTAACCTTATTGCGATAGTGCAGCGGCGACTCCCCGGCCAGGATGGGCTCAACTGGCGGGTGGCGAAACCCGCCAATGCGCTCGAGCGTGCGAGCGACCCGCTCGCGTTTGGCGCTGCGCTGGTAGGCATCGTCGATGTGCTGCCACTGGCAGCCGCCGCAGGTATCGGCCACAATGCAGCGGGGCCGGATGCGGTGGGGCGATGGCTGGCGCAGCTCTTGCAGCTTGTCGCGGGCGTATTGCGATTTGATTTGGGTCAGTCGCACCAGGGCGTGATCGCCGGTTACCGTGTTGGGCACAAAGACCACGCGGCCCTGGGCGCGCCCGACGCCATCGCCGCTCGCGCTAAGGTCGACAATTTCGACCTCAACGGCCTGACCTTAACGGCCTGACCTTGCTGCCAGGGATTTTGACTAAGCTGGGAGATAGGCGCAGTCATGGCTCCGTTCTGGCTAGTCCCAGGCGCGCTCGGCAAGCAGTCCGATGACGAATGAAGGCAATCGTATGAGCGTAGTCAGCCAACTCATCCGCAAAGCCGACGATGAGCTGCGCTATCCCAGCAGCGGCGAACTCCGAAGCATTGAGAACTTTCTCAAGACCGGCGAGCAGCGGATGCGAATTGCTCAAACCCTGGCCGAGAACGAAAAAAAGATTGTCGATGAGGCCAGCACGCAACTCTGGCAGCAGCATCCCGAGTATATCTCACCCGGGGGCAACGCCTACGGGCAGCGCGAGCGCTCGCTTTGCCTGCGCGACTACGGCTGGTACCTGCGCTTGATCGCCTACGGTGTCCTGGCCGGCGATAAGGATCCCATCGAGCGCATTGGCATCATCGGCGTGCGCGAGATGTACAATTCGCTCGGCGTTCCCGTGCCCGGCATGGTGGATGCCATCGCGTGCCTCAAGGATGCCGCCCTGGGGGTGCTCGGCACTGAAGATGCCCGGGAAACGGCGCCCTATTTTGACTACATCATCCGGGCCATGTCGTGATCCAAGGCCGCGATCGCCGCCGGCCTACCTGGGGGACCCATTGCATGCGCGTTACTATCGAGTTCCAAGCTGAGGAATGCTGACCATGAGCAGTGCTGCCAGCGATGGACCGTTAGAAGCCCGCGAGGAGCTGGCTGCGGACGTCGAGCGGTTCGTCCAGCAAAGCCTCCCCGAATTTTCCCAGATTCCTCGCATTGGCGAGATTCTGGTCCGTCAGGGGGCAATCTCGCGGCCCGAGCTCGAGCGGGTGCTGCTGGAGCAACAAGCCGCCGATGCCCAGTCTCCCAAGTTGGGCGACCTGCTGGTTGACAAGGGGCTCGTGTCGGCCAGCCAACTGGAAGATGCCATCAGCAGGCAGCACCTGCGCTTTGGCGAGATCCTGGTCGAGAAAGGCGTCCTATCGCAGCCCCAGTTGGATCGGGCCCTGGCCCAGCAGCAAAGGGATGGGACCAAGTTAGGCGAAACGCTGCTCCGGATGGGCTGGATATCGCCGCAGGATTTGGTCAACAACTTGGCCGAGCTCTATTGGCGCAAGGCCGGATACTGGTTGTTGGAGTAGTGGGGACAGCTGCCCCATAGATCGCCAGCAAGCCCAGGCGGCTTTGAGCTCAGCATTGGTGATCGCGGCGCGGCTGCAGCGCTCGCTAGAGTCAGCCCAAGATAGCGAGATGCACGGCGAGGCCAGGGCGCTGCGCCAGCAGTTGCTCGCCTTGCAGCGCTCGCTGGCCAACCCGGAGGGCGACGCGGCCCGTAGCAGCGGCTCGCCGGCATCGCTGCAGCAGCAGAATGAGGCGCTCAAGCAGGACATTCGCCAGCTGAGCCGCGATTTGCAAAGCTGGGAGCAGCAATATCAAGCCCTAAAAACCGAGAACGCGCAGCTGCAGCAGCAACTTTAGGCCCGCGACTCAAGTGACCCAAACGCTCGAGCGACCGAAACCGAACGCAACCGGCTCATCCAGGTCATTCGGCACCTGCAGCAAGAAAACGAGCGCCTCCAAGCCCAGTCCCAACCGCGCCAAGCCGGTGTTGCCTCCGCCGGCAGCGATCGCGGCGCGCTGAGCCAGGGTCGCGACGGGCTCTATTACACTGCCGCCAGTCAAAGCCCGTTTTGCCCCAATTGCTGGCTTGCCGAAAATCGCAAAACGGTGCTGAGCGAGTCGGGAACCGCGGCGATCCGGGTTTATTCTTGCGCCCAGTGCCAGTGGCAGCGGCGCGCCTTTGGGTGAGCTGATGGCATGCGGACAGCGGGGCTCGAAGCATGGGAGCGCTATGTGCTTTCCTTGGCAACGCTGTCAACTGCACTCAGCCACTCGTTCCAGAGGGCGTGCGCTTGCCGCTCGAGCGTCGGGCTGTAGTGCGCTGTCTCCTGACGCAACTGGACAACGCTAGTGCCGGCAGTGGCGCCAATTTCGTGGGCGTGACCGACAAACCAGCGCTCCAGTCCTGGAGCCGTAACCTCAGGATGGAATTGCAGCGCCAAGCCCCACTCACCCCAGGCAAAGGCTTGGTTGGCATACAGCGCGTTGCTGGCCAAGCGGGTTGCGCCTGCCGGCAAGTCGTAGGTGTCGCCGTGCCAATGCAGGACGGCTGTCTGGGCCAGATGGCGTAGCGGCGATTGCCATCCCGCTGCGCTGAGCTCGATGGGCGACCAGCCCATTTCCTTGCAGTGGCCGGGATAGGTCCGGGCTTCCAAGGCGCGTGCCATGAGCTGCGCGCCCAGACAAATGCCCAGGGTTGGCAGTCCGGCCGAGAGCCGGCGGGCAATCCAATCGGCTTCGTTGCGCAGGAACGGATAGGCGGCATCGTCGTAGGCACCGATGGGTCCCCCTAGGATGACCGCCAACGTTGGGGTATGCGGATCGAGTTGCTGGAGGCGATCGGAGGTGGCTGATACGCACTCGATGGCGTAGCCGCGATCGCGCAGGTGCGGTTCCAAGCTGCCCAGGTCTTCAAAGGCAAGATGTTGGATTGTGATCGCGGTTTTCATGGCACCGAGCCTATTAGGGATCCCATCAGCGTATGGGATGAAAAGCCTATGGGC
This DNA window, taken from Cyanobacteria bacterium QS_8_64_29, encodes the following:
- a CDS encoding allophycocyanin, which produces MSVVSQLIRKADDELRYPSSGELRSIENFLKTGEQRMRIAQTLAENEKKIVDEASTQLWQQHPEYISPGGNAYGQRERSLCLRDYGWYLRLIAYGVLAGDKDPIERIGIIGVREMYNSLGVPVPGMVDAIACLKDAALGVLGTEDARETAPYFDYIIRAMS
- a CDS encoding glutamine amidotransferase; this translates as MKTAITIQHLAFEDLGSLEPHLRDRGYAIECVSATSDRLQQLDPHTPTLAVILGGPIGAYDDAAYPFLRNEADWIARRLSAGLPTLGICLGAQLMARALEARTYPGHCKEMGWSPIELSAAGWQSPLRHLAQTAVLHWHGDTYDLPAGATRLASNALYANQAFAWGEWGLALQFHPEVTAPGLERWFVGHAHEIGATAGTSVVQLRQETAHYSPTLERQAHALWNEWLSAVDSVAKEST